A stretch of the Carassius carassius chromosome 6, fCarCar2.1, whole genome shotgun sequence genome encodes the following:
- the LOC132141736 gene encoding B-cell receptor CD22-like, with product MSFNTIYLTLMSVRMAPRLPLIFLLMIHGVSSAGWGVSYSPSHICALKNSSVIMSCTYTYPTGYKIKKVFWTRNPVKGEESPDLSEDPEYSQRLQYLGDKQQKCTIRLSHVTQKDQHMYCFRFITDKPDGIWLGHPGVTLTVTDLQVEAPERVTEGHNVSLTCKSSCTLTDRATFIWYRNSQPLTERRDRNNQLLLQSVRREDAGRYSCALDGHTYISPAAGLNVSYPPKSVSVSISPSLVIVEGDSVTLICSSDSNPPAEISWFKGETSVGSGRIYSISKISSDHSEEYKCKSKYENTEKYSAGVTLNVMYPPKNVSVSINGSGVIVEGDSVTLICSSDSNPPAEISWFKGRTSVGSGRIYSISKISSDHSGEYKCKSRNKHGEKYSAAVMLNVMYPPRNVSVSISGSGVIVKGDSVTLICSSESNPPALNFSWFKETQSSAVGSGQSFSALQSGRFYCEAHNQHGSQRSDAVTVTVHPGADRNVIMITATSVGIFIIIIILLIMRKRKSDTSEDLTMKQNDLYADVSQRVSVNDESLSEHDPVNDALYASVKPSRSRGETPESRDTEEIQYAAVQYHRKKERNRPEEDECQYDDISSSAAMRFSRKSNVQTVEDVPVIYSCVG from the exons ATGAGCTTCAACACG ATATATTTGACGCTGATGTCGGTCAGAATGGCTCCTCGTCTTCCTCTGATctttctgctcatgattcacG GGGTTTCTAGTGCTGGTTGGGGTGTGAGTTACAGTCCTTCACACATCTGTGCACTAAAGAACTCATCAGTGATAATGAGCTGCACTTATACATACCCTACTGGATATAAGATCAAGAAAGTGTTCTGGACCAGAAACCCTGTAAAGGGTGAAGAGTCTCCAGATCTGTCTGAGGATCCTGAATACAGTCAGAGGCTTCAGTATCTGGGAGACAAACAGCAGAAATGCACCATCAGACTgagtcatgtgacacagaaggacCAACACATGTACTGTTTCAGATTCATCACTGATAAACCTGATGGCATATGGCTTGGTCATCCAGGAGTGACTCTTACTGTCACAG atcTTCAGGTGGAGGCTCCTGAGAGAGTGACGGAGGGTCATAATGTCAGTCTGACATGTAAAAGCAGCTGCACTCTGACTGACAGAGCAACATTTATCTGGTACAGAAACTCACAGCCATTAACTGAGAGAAGAGACAGAAACAATCAACTCCTGCTGCAGTCAGTCAGAAGAGAGGATGCAGGCAGATACAGCTGTGCTCTAGATGGACACACTTACATCTCTCCTGCTGCTGGTCTCAATGTCTCCT accCACCAAAAAGTGTCTCAGTGTCCATCAGTCCATCTCTTGTAatagtggagggagattcagtgactctgatctgcagcagtgattcaaACCCTCCTGCAGAAATCAGCTGGTTTAAAGGAGAAACATCTGTAGGATCTGGAAGAATCTACAGCATCTCAAAGATCAGCTCTGATCACAGTGAAGAATACAAGTGCAAGTCCAAATATGAAAATACAGAGAAATACTCTGCTGGTGTGACTTTAAATGTCATGT ACCCTCCAAAGAATGTCTCAGTGTCTATAAACGGATCTGGTGTAatagtggagggagattcagtgactctgatctgcagcagtgattcaaACCCTCCTGCAGAAATCAGCTGGTTTAAAGGAAGAACATCTGTTGGATCTGGAAGAATCTACAGCATCTCAAAGATCAGCTCTGATCACAGTGGAGAATACAAGTGCAAGTCCAGAAACAAACATGGAGAGAAATACTCTGCTGCTGTGATGCTGAATGTTATGT atcCTCCCAGGAATGTGTCAGTGTCTATAAGTGGATCAGGTGTAATAGTGAagggagattcagtgactctgatctgcagcagtgagTCAAACCCTCCTGCTCTGAACTTCAGCTGGTTTAAGGAGACTCAAAGCTCAGCTGTTGGATCTGGACAGAGTTTCAGTGCACTACAGAGTGGACGCTTCTACTGTGAGGCTCACAATCAACATGGTTCTCAGAGATCAGACGCTGTTACTGTCACAG TTCATCCTGGTGCTGATAGGAATGTGATTATGATCACAGCAACATCTGTAGGaatattcatcatcatcatcatcctgctTATAAT GAGGAAACGAAAGAGTGATACATCTGAAGATCTAACAATGAAACAG AATGATCTTTATGCAGATGTGTCACAGAGAGTTTCAGTTAATGACGAGTCTCTTTCTGAACATGATCCAGTCAATGATGCTCTGTATGCCAGTGTGAAACCCAGCAGATCCAGAGGAGAAACTCCTGAATCAAGAGATACTGAGGAGATTCAGTACGCAGCTGTCCAATATCACCGAAAGAAAGAGAGGAACAGACCGGAAGAAGATGAATGTCAGTATGATGATATAAGTTCATCAGCTGCCATGAG ATTTTCTAGGAAATCAAATGTTCAAACTGTGGAAGACGTACCAGTGATCTACAGCTGCGTCGGATGa